One part of the Candidatus Omnitrophota bacterium genome encodes these proteins:
- a CDS encoding dTDP-4-dehydrorhamnose 3,5-epimerase family protein: MIQDVRVKKLKIIPDKRGRLMEILRDDDEMFIRFGQVYMTTAFPGIVKAWHWHKKQYDSFTCVSGKMRLVLYDARKDSPTSGQIEEYEISLDEPMVVRIPPGVYHGFKCISRKEAIVINTVTYAYNHNDPDEFRVDDRDNDIDYDWEK; the protein is encoded by the coding sequence ATGATACAAGACGTCAGGGTGAAAAAATTGAAGATTATACCGGATAAACGCGGCAGGCTTATGGAGATATTGCGCGATGACGATGAAATGTTTATCCGTTTTGGGCAGGTATATATGACAACCGCCTTTCCCGGTATCGTCAAGGCATGGCATTGGCATAAAAAACAATACGATTCGTTTACCTGCGTTTCGGGAAAAATGCGGCTTGTTCTTTATGACGCGCGTAAAGATTCCCCGACATCGGGTCAAATAGAAGAGTATGAAATAAGCCTTGACGAGCCCATGGTGGTGCGTATACCTCCAGGGGTCTATCACGGTTTTAAATGTATAAGCAGAAAAGAAGCTATTGTCATAAATACGGTGACCTATGCCTATAACCACAACGACCCTGATGAATTCCGGGTTGATGATCGTGATAATGATATAGATTATGACTGGGAAAAATAA
- a CDS encoding sugar phosphate nucleotidyltransferase, whose product MKGIVLAGGLGSRLHPLTAVTNKHLLPVWDKPMIYYPIQTLVQAGIKDVMVVTGGKNAGDFLRLLGDGKELGLEHIEYAYQKGEGGIADALRLARDFADNGNIVVILGDNIIEQSISRSVDKFKAQGRGARIMIKKVSDPQRFGVVEFTRSGNKILRITEKPAKPKTKYAVTGIYMYDGSVFDIIKDLRPSKRGELEITDVNNVYIKRGLMHYDILTGFWTDSGTFKSLLRANNLAAKKFNKKRL is encoded by the coding sequence ATAAAAGGGATTGTTCTGGCAGGAGGCCTTGGCAGCCGTTTGCATCCGCTGACGGCCGTTACCAATAAACATTTATTGCCTGTATGGGATAAGCCGATGATATATTATCCGATACAGACGCTTGTCCAGGCAGGGATTAAAGACGTCATGGTTGTGACCGGTGGAAAAAATGCCGGCGATTTTTTAAGGCTTTTAGGCGACGGCAAGGAGCTCGGGCTGGAGCACATAGAATATGCTTACCAGAAAGGCGAGGGAGGCATTGCCGATGCCCTTAGGCTGGCGAGGGATTTTGCCGATAACGGGAATATCGTTGTAATTCTTGGGGATAATATTATTGAGCAGTCGATCAGCCGTTCGGTTGACAAATTTAAGGCCCAGGGCCGGGGAGCGAGAATAATGATTAAAAAAGTTTCTGATCCCCAGCGTTTCGGTGTTGTTGAATTTACCAGATCCGGGAACAAGATACTAAGGATTACCGAAAAACCGGCCAAGCCGAAAACCAAATACGCGGTAACCGGTATCTATATGTATGACGGTTCGGTGTTTGATATAATAAAGGACTTGAGGCCTTCAAAAAGAGGCGAGCTTGAGATTACGGATGTAAACAATGTCTATATCAAAAGAGGCCTTATGCACTATGACATCTTGACCGGATTTTGGACTGATTCGGGGACATTTAAATCGCTTTTAAGAGCAAATAATCTCGCGGCAAAAAAATTTAACAAGAAAAGGCTTTAA
- a CDS encoding DegT/DnrJ/EryC1/StrS family aminotransferase → MKIPALDMKAQIDPIRKEIDRAIGDVIDKGSFILGDSVRALEQDIINYTAANFAIGVSNGTDAITLSLQALDIGREDLVLCPAFTYYATASAVVHAGASPVFIDIDPKTYCMDSKALEAHLKKKPGLNAIKAIVPVHLYGQCADMAPIIELAKDNGIKVVEDTAQAFGAEYMPGVSGKGSSVKSVKAGTMGDCGSISFFPGKNLGAFGDAGMILARDKDTADKLYRLRNQGSEAANKYRHIYIGRNNRLDAIQAAVLRVKLKYMDSWNKKRMENALYYNKALKDTCLALPYVPVTNTHIYHQYILRAADSSMRDRIIKHLQAMGIDSRVFYPIPLHLQPCFSYLRYKKGDLPQSEKAADTVFTLPVYPELTRQQMDYVIHSVKRIL, encoded by the coding sequence ATGAAAATACCTGCCTTGGATATGAAGGCACAGATTGACCCTATAAGGAAGGAAATAGACAGGGCAATAGGCGATGTCATTGACAAGGGTTCTTTTATACTTGGAGACAGTGTAAGAGCGCTTGAACAGGATATAATTAATTACACTGCCGCGAATTTTGCTATCGGTGTTTCAAACGGAACGGACGCCATCACGCTGTCCTTGCAGGCCCTTGATATAGGCCGTGAAGACCTTGTCCTGTGCCCGGCATTTACTTACTATGCCACCGCAAGCGCCGTTGTCCATGCCGGGGCCAGTCCTGTTTTTATAGATATTGATCCAAAGACATATTGCATGGATTCCAAGGCGTTAGAGGCGCATTTAAAAAAGAAGCCAGGGCTTAACGCGATAAAGGCAATCGTGCCTGTTCATCTTTACGGCCAGTGCGCTGATATGGCCCCTATTATTGAATTGGCAAAAGATAACGGGATCAAGGTTGTTGAAGATACGGCGCAGGCTTTTGGCGCTGAATACATGCCAGGCGTGTCTGGTAAAGGCTCTAGCGTAAAATCCGTTAAGGCCGGGACTATGGGTGATTGCGGCAGTATAAGTTTTTTTCCGGGGAAGAATCTTGGGGCATTCGGAGACGCTGGCATGATACTCGCGCGCGATAAAGACACTGCCGACAAGCTTTACCGTTTGCGCAATCAGGGTTCAGAGGCTGCTAACAAATATAGGCACATATATATCGGGCGCAATAACAGGCTTGACGCTATACAGGCGGCTGTCCTGCGCGTGAAATTAAAGTATATGGATTCCTGGAATAAAAAAAGAATGGAAAACGCTTTATATTATAATAAGGCCCTTAAAGATACATGCCTGGCGCTCCCGTATGTGCCGGTTACCAACACGCACATATATCATCAATATATACTTCGTGCCGCGGATAGCTCTATGCGGGATAGGATTATTAAGCACCTGCAGGCAATGGGAATTGATTCCCGCGTGTTCTATCCCATACCACTGCATCTCCAGCCGTGTTTTTCCTATTTGCGTTACAAAAAAGGCGATTTACCCCAATCCGAAAAAGCCGCGGATACGGTATTCACATTGCCTGTATATCCTGAATTGACGCGGCAGCAGATGGATTATGTCATCCATTCCGTTAAACGAATATTATGA
- the rfbB gene encoding dTDP-glucose 4,6-dehydratase, with protein sequence MRVLVTGGAGFIGSNFIRYMFSRYGGCSITNLDKLTYCGNRNNLADIGSRKGYRFIKADICDMDAVFPAAKGCDVIVNFAAESHVDRSIKDPEGFIKTNVNGVRVLLEAAVKCKVSRFIQISTDEVYGDVKKGFSKEEDALMPNSPYAASKAAADLLCRSYHKTYGLPVIITRSSNNFGPYQYPEKMIPLFLTNAIEGKPLPVYGRGKNVRDWLYVIDNCSGIDYVMRKARPGNIYNISGDRRIKNINIAKEILRIIGRGERLISFVNDRPCHDTRYAMDSKKIKALGWRPLFDFDKALMLTAQWYMKNTNWWQDLKRRANIIRW encoded by the coding sequence ATGCGCGTCCTGGTTACAGGCGGAGCCGGTTTTATAGGCAGTAATTTTATCAGGTATATGTTTTCCAGATACGGCGGCTGCAGTATCACCAATCTGGATAAACTGACCTATTGCGGAAACCGGAATAATTTAGCCGATATCGGCTCGCGTAAAGGCTATAGGTTTATCAAAGCCGATATATGCGATATGGATGCCGTATTTCCGGCGGCAAAAGGCTGTGATGTTATTGTTAACTTTGCCGCTGAGAGCCATGTGGACAGATCAATAAAAGATCCGGAGGGGTTTATAAAAACGAATGTTAACGGCGTGAGGGTATTGCTGGAGGCGGCCGTTAAATGCAAGGTCAGCAGGTTTATCCAGATATCAACCGACGAAGTGTATGGAGACGTCAAGAAGGGTTTTTCAAAGGAAGAAGATGCCCTGATGCCGAATTCGCCTTACGCGGCAAGTAAGGCGGCGGCGGATCTGTTATGCCGTTCATATCATAAGACATACGGCCTGCCTGTTATCATAACAAGGAGTTCCAATAATTTCGGGCCCTACCAGTATCCGGAGAAAATGATACCGCTTTTTTTAACAAATGCTATAGAAGGTAAGCCCCTGCCCGTGTATGGAAGAGGCAAGAATGTAAGAGACTGGCTTTATGTAATTGATAATTGTTCCGGAATTGACTATGTCATGCGCAAGGCCCGTCCTGGAAATATTTATAATATATCAGGAGACAGGAGAATAAAAAACATAAATATAGCCAAAGAGATATTGCGTATTATAGGCCGCGGCGAGCGGTTGATTAGTTTTGTCAATGACAGGCCTTGCCACGACACCAGATACGCTATGGATTCAAAAAAGATTAAAGCCCTGGGCTGGAGGCCTTTGTTTGATTTTGATAAAGCGTTAATGCTGACCGCGCAATGGTATATGAAAAACACTAATTGGTGGCAGGATTTGAAACGCCGGGCAAATATTATAAGGTGGTAA
- the wecB gene encoding UDP-N-acetylglucosamine 2-epimerase (non-hydrolyzing), whose translation MINIMLVAGARPNFMKIMPLIRAFRKYRSSIKYSLVHTGQHYDKLMSDVFFSDFDLPKPGINLGIGSGPHGRQTARVMEAIEKILLRSSFNLVVVVGDVNSTLAAALAASKLHIKIAHVEAGLRSFDKNMPEEINRLLTDHISDYLFTTESYANTNLLREGIDSSKIFLVGDTMVDAFYICKTAIGKSRILKDLGLKNNDYAVATVHRPSNVDCQDNLKKIVDILNSAAKAVKIIFPMHPRTKKMMAEFGFKLNGVISCQPLGYVDFHKLLQRARLIMTDSGGIQQEATVMDIPCLTLRNTTERPVTVKKGTNLIVGLNKARALKAVNDILAGRWKKAEPIPEWDGKAAEKITKIILRQQENICLKG comes from the coding sequence ATGATTAACATCATGCTGGTTGCCGGGGCCCGGCCTAATTTTATGAAGATCATGCCTCTTATCAGGGCGTTTAGAAAATACCGAAGCAGTATTAAATACAGTTTGGTGCATACTGGCCAGCATTATGACAAATTGATGTCCGATGTATTTTTTTCGGATTTTGACTTGCCTAAGCCTGGCATAAATTTGGGTATAGGATCAGGGCCTCATGGCAGACAGACTGCCAGGGTTATGGAGGCGATAGAGAAGATATTGCTTCGCAGTAGTTTTAACCTCGTGGTGGTAGTCGGTGATGTGAATTCCACGCTTGCCGCCGCTCTCGCCGCTTCAAAGCTTCATATAAAAATAGCTCATGTGGAGGCAGGGCTTCGTTCGTTTGATAAAAATATGCCGGAGGAGATAAACAGGCTTCTTACGGACCACATATCGGATTATCTTTTTACTACCGAAAGCTATGCCAATACAAATCTTTTAAGAGAAGGCATAGATTCCTCAAAGATATTTCTCGTAGGAGATACCATGGTAGACGCTTTTTATATATGCAAAACAGCAATTGGTAAATCCCGCATACTGAAGGATTTGGGATTGAAAAATAATGATTATGCCGTTGCCACGGTTCACAGGCCGTCTAATGTTGACTGTCAGGATAACCTGAAAAAAATTGTTGATATACTTAATTCGGCCGCAAAGGCCGTAAAGATTATTTTTCCCATGCATCCAAGGACAAAAAAAATGATGGCAGAGTTTGGGTTTAAACTTAATGGTGTGATTTCCTGCCAGCCTTTAGGATACGTGGATTTTCATAAATTACTTCAAAGGGCCAGGCTTATTATGACAGATTCTGGCGGCATACAGCAAGAGGCGACCGTAATGGACATACCCTGTCTGACTTTAAGGAATACAACCGAAAGGCCTGTTACCGTCAAAAAGGGTACTAACTTAATAGTCGGTTTGAATAAGGCCAGGGCCTTGAAGGCAGTAAATGACATACTCGCCGGCAGATGGAAAAAAGCGGAGCCGATACCGGAATGGGACGGTAAGGCCGCCGAGAAAATTACCAAAATTATATTAAGACAACAGGAGAATATATGTTTAAAAGGTTGA
- a CDS encoding nucleotide sugar dehydrogenase, with protein MFKRLTNLIKTKRAKLCVLGLGYVGLPIAIEFARKGFFVYGYDTKASRIGALKSGHSYIDDICGKDIMSVSDKFQPSDNADVLSESDIIIICVPTPLRVNKTPDMSFILKATRAISDKLRPGQLIILESTTYPGTTRDIMLPILGKKGLLPEKDFFLAFSPERIDPGNKKYSFSGIPKVTGGISKFSGILAASLYEKAVGRVIRVSSAETAEMVKLLENTFRNVNIGLVNEFAMLCHRLNIDVWEVIEAASTKPFGFMPFYPGPGIGGHCLPCDPLYLSWKAKKIGFKTSMINLASKTNIFMPHYVSERVSRILADKKIKLAAARILILGVTYKKDIKDLRESPALDIIKILQNGNARVSYYDPYIPYLDTHNARLESVKLSPAVFKKHDLAVLVTDHQRFNYGFIAKNTRLIFDARNAFAKVGIYSDRIIKL; from the coding sequence ATGTTTAAAAGGTTGACCAATCTTATCAAGACAAAGCGCGCTAAATTATGCGTTTTAGGGCTTGGTTATGTAGGGCTTCCCATTGCGATAGAGTTTGCCAGAAAAGGTTTTTTTGTTTACGGTTATGATACCAAGGCTTCCAGGATAGGCGCATTGAAATCAGGGCATTCTTATATAGATGATATATGCGGTAAGGATATAATGTCCGTGTCGGATAAATTCCAGCCTTCTGATAATGCTGATGTCTTGTCCGAATCGGATATTATCATAATATGCGTTCCAACCCCTTTGCGAGTCAATAAGACGCCCGATATGTCTTTTATATTAAAAGCAACACGGGCTATATCCGATAAGCTAAGGCCCGGCCAGCTTATCATATTGGAAAGCACTACATATCCCGGAACCACCCGTGATATAATGCTGCCTATCCTTGGGAAAAAAGGCCTGCTGCCGGAAAAGGATTTTTTTCTGGCTTTCTCGCCCGAGCGGATAGACCCCGGAAACAAAAAATATTCGTTTTCAGGTATACCTAAAGTAACAGGCGGTATCAGCAAATTTTCAGGCATACTTGCGGCCAGTCTTTATGAGAAGGCCGTAGGCAGGGTGATACGCGTTTCTTCCGCCGAAACCGCTGAAATGGTTAAACTGCTTGAAAACACATTCAGGAACGTTAATATAGGTCTTGTCAATGAATTCGCAATGTTATGCCACAGGCTGAACATTGACGTATGGGAGGTCATTGAGGCGGCAAGCACCAAACCGTTTGGTTTTATGCCTTTTTATCCTGGGCCCGGAATCGGAGGGCATTGCCTGCCCTGCGATCCTTTATATCTTTCCTGGAAAGCCAAAAAGATTGGTTTTAAGACAAGCATGATAAACCTTGCTTCAAAGACCAATATTTTTATGCCGCATTACGTTTCAGAGAGGGTAAGCAGAATTCTGGCGGATAAAAAGATAAAACTTGCCGCGGCACGGATACTCATATTAGGAGTGACCTATAAAAAAGATATAAAGGATTTAAGGGAATCGCCGGCATTAGATATTATAAAAATACTGCAAAATGGAAACGCCCGCGTTTCTTACTATGACCCGTATATACCGTATCTGGATACCCATAATGCCCGGCTTGAATCGGTAAAGCTTTCTCCCGCCGTTTTTAAAAAGCATGACCTGGCCGTATTGGTCACCGATCATCAGAGGTTTAACTATGGGTTTATAGCCAAAAATACGAGGCTTATATTTGACGCTCGGAACGCTTTCGCGAAAGTTGGTATATATTCAGACCGCATAATAAAACTTTAA